The following are encoded together in the Pseudodesulfovibrio indicus genome:
- a CDS encoding IS1595 family transposase, whose protein sequence is MRIKRSRLSGRISGRLIEHFVAGTPARTACELVGVNRNTAISFYHRLRNIIAEQMPSMDMFSGEVEVDESYFGGYRRGIRGRGAAGKVAVFGILKRNGRVYAQILPDTKSKTLKEIIDSQVHPDSVVYTDGLSSYNVLDVSEFKHYRINHLKKYVDGHNLINGIENFWNQAKRHLRKYNGIPRKHFWLYLKECEFRFNYGSPKEQLSTLKEWIKRHNAA, encoded by the coding sequence ATGAGGATAAAGAGATCACGTTTGTCTGGGCGTATTTCAGGCCGCCTCATTGAGCATTTTGTTGCTGGCACACCAGCTCGGACAGCCTGTGAATTGGTCGGGGTAAACCGCAACACTGCTATCAGTTTTTATCATAGATTACGGAATATTATAGCAGAGCAAATGCCCTCAATGGATATGTTTTCCGGTGAGGTTGAAGTAGATGAGAGCTATTTTGGAGGCTATAGACGTGGTATTCGCGGACGGGGTGCTGCGGGTAAAGTGGCAGTATTTGGCATTCTTAAACGTAACGGAAGGGTTTACGCGCAGATTCTACCCGACACTAAATCGAAGACCTTAAAGGAGATCATCGACTCCCAGGTACATCCCGATAGTGTTGTGTACACGGATGGGTTGTCGTCCTACAATGTCCTCGATGTGTCTGAATTTAAACACTATCGAATCAATCACCTTAAGAAGTATGTCGATGGCCACAACCTCATCAACGGGATTGAGAATTTTTGGAACCAAGCCAAGCGCCATTTGAGGAAATACAATGGCATTCCTCGAAAGCATTTTTGGCTGTATTTGAAAGAGTGCGAATTCAGGTTCAATTACGGCTCTCCAAAAGAGCAGTTATCTACCCTGAAGGAATGGATAAAGAGGCATAACGCGGCATAG